The Acidimicrobiales bacterium sequence GCTTGGTCCATCGGACCCAAATACTACCGGTGGGCGCCGGTAGAATTCCTCCCGGAATGGCAGATGCCCCCAACGTCGAGCAGGTCCGGGAGGCGCTGACCCGCGTCATCGACCCCGAGTTGGGGGACAACATCGTCGACCTCGGGATGGTGCGGAATGTCGCCGTCTCGGCGCGGGGGGAGGCCACCGTCACCGTGGCGCTGACCGTCGCCGGGTGTCCCCTGCGCTCCCAGATCGACCGGGACGTGCGCGACCGGGTAGCCGCCCTCCCCGGCATCACGGCGGTCGACGTCGAGATGGGCGAGATGACCCGGCCCGAGCGAGCCGCCCTCATGGACCGGGCCCGGCGCCAGGCCCGCGAGCGGGCCCCGCTTACCGACATTCCGGCCTCGGCCCGCGTGGTGGCGATCGCGTCGGGCAAGGGCGGCGTCGGCAAGTCCTCGGTCACGGTGAACCTGGCCACCGCGATAGCGGGGCGAGGCTTCACCGTCGGTGTGCTCGACGCCGACATCTGGGGCTTCTCGGTGCCGCGCATGCTCGGGCTGGAGGGCCGGATCCCGGCGCGCGACCGCAAGATGGTCCCACTCGAGCGCCACGTCGGCGCCGGCCTGCTCAAGGTCGTCTCGATGGGCTTCCTGTCCAACGAGGACGAGGCGATCATGTGGCGGGGGCTCATCCTCAACCGGGCTCTGCAGCACTTCCTCGAGGACGTGGCCTGGGGCGCCCTCGACTACCTGCTGATCGACATGCCTCCGGGCACCGGTGACATCCAGATGGGGCTGGCGCGCATGCTGCCGCGCGCCGAGATGGTGATCGTCACCACGCCGGCGCTCGCCGCGCAGAAGGTGGCGGCCCGCG is a genomic window containing:
- a CDS encoding Mrp/NBP35 family ATP-binding protein, whose translation is MADAPNVEQVREALTRVIDPELGDNIVDLGMVRNVAVSARGEATVTVALTVAGCPLRSQIDRDVRDRVAALPGITAVDVEMGEMTRPERAALMDRARRQARERAPLTDIPASARVVAIASGKGGVGKSSVTVNLATAIAGRGFTVGVLDADIWGFSVPRMLGLEGRIPARDRKMVPLERHVGAGLLKVVSMGFLSNEDEAIMWRGLILNRALQHFLEDVAWGALDYLLIDMPPGTGDIQMGLARMLPRAEMVIVTTPALAAQKVAARAADMARRGHLRVAGVIENMSAFVCDHGTSYPLFGVGGGERLASEVGTTLLGSIPLDPEVVAGGDPGSPVVLSGSSESPVVAAFEAVAERMVTDVMPVVELAGCTARMLENVEAAVAAGSSPRAGK